From the Ferrigenium kumadai genome, one window contains:
- a CDS encoding cysteine hydrolase family protein, with amino-acid sequence MQTTALILVDVQKGFDAPQWGVRNNLDAEKNISLLLEKWRESGKQIIHIQHRSTEPDSPLRPDRPSFEFKPEAMPEPGEVVFRKNTNSAFIGTSLETYLREHGISSLVIVGFTTDHCVSTTTRMAGNLGYSVILVSDATATFDRNDINGVNIPAHEIQRIHLASLNREFCKVLITAEVLEDLERHVSNRG; translated from the coding sequence ATGCAAACGACTGCACTTATTTTGGTCGATGTACAAAAAGGGTTTGATGCCCCCCAATGGGGTGTCCGGAACAATCTGGATGCCGAGAAAAACATCAGCTTGCTTCTTGAAAAATGGCGGGAATCCGGGAAGCAGATAATCCACATACAGCACCGATCAACCGAGCCCGACTCACCTTTGCGACCCGATCGTCCTAGTTTTGAATTTAAGCCGGAAGCCATGCCGGAACCTGGCGAAGTTGTTTTCAGGAAAAATACGAATAGCGCCTTCATCGGGACTTCTTTAGAAACATACCTCCGTGAACACGGTATATCTAGCCTCGTAATTGTCGGGTTTACCACGGATCACTGTGTATCGACTACGACCCGAATGGCGGGGAATCTAGGTTACTCCGTTATTTTGGTTTCCGATGCCACGGCAACATTTGATAGGAATGACATTAACGGAGTAAATATACCGGCCCATGAAATCCAAAGAATTCATTTGGCGAGTCTCAATAGGGAATTCTGCAAAGTTCTGATCACTGCCGAAGTGCTTGAGGACCTTGAGCGGCATGTCAGTAATCGGGGCTAA
- a CDS encoding GNAT family N-acetyltransferase: MTLVWSYSIDGLDWDELSALYDAAPLGNKNPSDLKTAFTNSMFKCFVCEDGKLVGVGRALADGVDCSYICDVALLPSHQGLGLGKQIVAKLLELSRGHKKIILYSVPGKESFYKKLGFKRMSTAMAIFENQAGALERGYVNET, translated from the coding sequence GTGACGCTAGTTTGGTCGTATTCAATCGACGGTCTCGACTGGGATGAACTCTCTGCCCTTTATGATGCGGCGCCGCTCGGAAACAAGAATCCGAGCGATCTGAAGACCGCATTCACCAACAGCATGTTCAAGTGTTTCGTGTGCGAAGATGGAAAGCTTGTTGGTGTTGGGAGAGCACTTGCTGATGGAGTCGACTGCTCTTACATCTGCGACGTGGCGCTGCTTCCGAGCCATCAAGGTCTTGGCCTCGGTAAGCAGATCGTTGCCAAACTTCTGGAGTTGTCCAGAGGGCACAAGAAGATCATTCTCTACTCGGTACCCGGCAAGGAGTCGTTCTACAAGAAGCTGGGGTTTAAGCGCATGAGCACCGCAATGGCCATCTTTGAAAATCAGGCTGGGGCGCTGGAGCGGGGGTATGTCAATGAAACCTAA
- a CDS encoding nuclear transport factor 2 family protein produces MIDNVFAEHFAADWIDSWNQHDLARVLSHYTDDFEMSSPVIIKVAGEPSGTLKGKEAVGAYWAKALQLVPNLHFELITTLVGVNSITLYYNGVRGPSAEVFHFNQDGKVTSAYAHYV; encoded by the coding sequence ATGATCGACAATGTGTTCGCCGAGCATTTCGCAGCTGACTGGATAGATTCCTGGAATCAGCATGACCTTGCTCGTGTTCTGTCGCATTACACCGACGATTTTGAAATGTCATCTCCTGTAATCATCAAGGTGGCCGGCGAACCATCAGGAACACTAAAGGGCAAGGAGGCTGTGGGTGCCTATTGGGCTAAAGCGCTTCAATTGGTTCCGAATCTTCATTTTGAGTTGATTACCACGCTTGTCGGAGTTAACAGCATCACTCTTTACTACAATGGTGTCCGTGGCCCATCCGCAGAGGTGTTTCACTTCAACCAAGATGGCAAGGTTACGAGCGCATATGCACATTACGTCTGA